The Arachis duranensis cultivar V14167 chromosome 9, aradu.V14167.gnm2.J7QH, whole genome shotgun sequence genomic sequence aaaccaatttaaaaaaacaaaaaaccggTTTTAAATcagttttagaatttaaattcgGTTTTACATACAAACCAGTTTTTAAATCCGATTTTTTAATATCCAAATCTAAAAactgttttttgttttaaaaaaaatccagtTTTAGAACAAgattttttaagcaaaaatctagttttaaaaccagttttttcaaccaaaaatccagttttaaaattagtttttaaaaatccaatttccAAACcagatattttaacaaaaaatccacttttaaaaccagtttttagaaattcaattttcaaaccataatttttttaaaagtaaaattaatactaaagttATTTTAAAGTGTATAGGTTTATTACAACTAGAATTTGGTTCTTTATAAATCTAACAACAATAGCTAATCTATATAACATTTAATCATTCTCAAAACATCAAAAAGGATACCACCGAAAAATCTCTCTAAAACAACAACtacaaaatatcaaaagatGCCAAGTTGCcaacaaaatcatcaaacaACCACAACCTTTGAGGAAAATATATCtgcaaataataaaatatacctTTGTCATTTTAAAACAAATCTTTGAATGAAAGTATTAAACCAAATGAGAATACTAAACATATCTAGTCATCATCAAGATTATCAATTGGGCTATAACGTATACCTAATAACAGGTTCCTTAGCTATTCTTGGTTGATTTTGAGACTTATCACCGATCCACTTCCTTCTATTCTCATGCCAAGCAATTGCAGCTGCATAATATATCAATCAACAGTAGGTTTTAAGTAAAAATTTAGAGGAAttaaatataaacataaataaaatcatTGGTGAAAGGTTCAGAAAATTGAAACtggaaaaagaaaacagaaaattatgACAAGGCTACTGCCAAAAAAGTCTTTACAATTTGAGATTGtaacaaaaattcaaagaaaagcTTTATATTGCTCTTGAAGACAAGTCCTCTGATCTAAATGGATCATTCCAATAATATTATCGTCCTACACACAAGACATAACCCAATTTATCCATCAGCAACAAACTTTAAAGTTATAATAGATTAATTTCTGACTTGATGAAAAATAAcgtgagaaaataaaaagctaACTTCAGCGGCTAACTCTGTTGCCATCGTATAATTGTTGCTTCCTTGATTCTCTGCATTCCCACTCACACAAATGAGTAAATgcttcatttatttatttatttattcattttctttgattaatgGTTGGACAAAGAACTAAGTATGAAAATCAATTAATCAAAATGCAATTCAAACTCAAGAATTCCAGCAGCAATATCTCAATAGGATAAAACAATCTCAATAGTTCCAGCAACAATTTCAGCAATTTTGCAATAAATGTAGTAAATTTTCACACAAGCAAACAATGTTCAGACCATCTCAGCCCAGTTTCTCATCAAAACAGCAATTCCATCGTAAACCTAACAATCTAAAGAAAATTATCCTAACCTAACCACCTATAATCAACAAACAGCAACTAATCTAACTAAactaattaatcaaaataaactaattaaccaaaattattcaaacttaataaaaataaagaagaaaatggacaAAAACCTGGAAGCAGAGAACTAGAACAGGGGCTACTGCTTGTTCTGCTTGTTCTGGTTCAGTGAAAATTCATGGTTATCACTAGTTTCACTAACTTTGTTGTGCCCCGGGATGGAAAAACAAAATCTGCAATGCAATCAATTGCAAAATCAGACATGAcaacccaaaattaccaaaagATGTTACACAAAAGTAAGAAGGGTTTCTGATTAACAAAAGTTGTGAACTACAAAGATGGCCTCTCCACTAAAGCATGCCTCAAAGTTAGTGTGAAATagagaaatcaatcaaaactagcaaaagtgaaaacaaaagaGAGAGTCAACGCAACTAAAAGGGAAATTTACAGCAAAGTAGAATTGCTACTGTTAAGTGGATGATGAAGATGAATAGGGAAGGGGCAATTGAGATGGCTCCAATTCCCCACTAAGCATCCCAACAACCTCTTTCATTGAAGGACGACGAGACGGTGACTTGAGCAAACAGAGCAACGCAACCTTGATACAGAGCAGAGCCTGCTCTTTATCCAAACCCTGAATGGATTCATCAACAAGATCAAGCAGCTTCCCTTTGCGGCTGCAATGGCGACCCCACGACACAAGATTCGCTCTCTGAAACTCACTGCTCGACAATGGCGAACCAGTAGTCACCTCCAATGGACGCCTCCCAGACACTATCACAAGCAATAACACCCCGAAACTGTACACATCGCACTTCTCCGACGCATCGCCACCACACTCTGGAGCAACATAGAACACCGTCCCTCTCATGCTTTGGTTGCTGCTCATAGCGCCACTCTTGGGGATTTCACCATCATCTACCCATGAATCTACGCTGTTCCTGCTACCGCTTTTCTTAATCTCCCTGAACCACCACtcatcactctctctctctgcaccatttctatccttttctttcttctttttgtttttctttttcttcttgctagCAAGCTCTTGAGAATACTCCTCCTTCCACCATTCCCTCACAGGccttcttctctgcttcttcAAAACATCACCGTCCTCATCCATAGATTCCCACCATTCCAGTTTCCTCCTACTACTACTGCTAttactcttgttcttcttcttcttgttgttgttctCATCGTTTGCACTGGTAGATgcagcagaagcagaagcagtcAACTCAGCTTTGGGTCTCTGCATTCCAACGTCATTCCCAATCCAATCCATCACATAATCCTTCAACACAGCACCCGATGAACCTCCGTTCTCTTCATTTACCAAATTGCCCCCCACACCCTTCCCATTTTTCTTCACAACTGCATCAGGCGATGGAATTGGTCTTTCCGGAGATTGCTCCTCAAAAACAGAGGCACCGTCACTCTCGCACCCCAAAGCCTCAGCTTCCAACCTGTTCTCCGTCTTGAACTTCGCAAGTCCAAAGTCTCCTATCTTGGCCGCAAAGGACCGGTCCAAGAGAACATTACTGGGCTTGATATCGCCGTGAATCACCGGAGGGTCGCAGGAGTGAAGAAACTGTAACCCTCTCGCGACGTCCAGTGCAACGGAGAATCTCGTCTGCCATCGCATGAGCTCAGGGGATTTTCGGCGGAGGAGTGCGTCGTGGAGGTTGCCGTTGTGCATGAGATCGTACACGATGAGGAAACGGCGCCGTTTGGGGTCGGAGGCGAACCCTATAGCAGGGACCACATGACGGCACgtggaggaggaggatgaacgGAGGAGCCTGGAAGCGAAGAGGAGCTCGTTGTGGAACTCGCGCTCCCCTTGGAGGGATGCAGAGGAGTCCATGAGCTTAACGGCGAGGGGTTTTCCGGCGAGGGAGGCGGAGAAGACAGGGCCAAAGCCTCCATGGCCGAGGATGGTGGAGAAGGAGTTGGTGGCGCGGCGGAGGAGGGAGTAGGAGAAGCGGTGAGGAGGGTTGGAGTCGGAGTCAGAAGAAGGAGTTGTCCGGTTCTTCTTCCTTGTTGGGTTTCGaaggcagaggaagaagaagacgaagaaagAGGAGGCGGAGGAGAAGAAATGGTTTTGGGGTTTGTTTGGTGGCGATGACGTGGACGGGTGGCGTGATGGCATCTTTTCATGTGAATTGCCAACTAGTTTGTTAGTCTTCTGAGGGGGAGTTTTAATGCGTCTCTGGATATTCGAGAATAGAAGAATACTGAATACAGTTACACTATGTATctattcatttattattttcttctacttttcctGTCTGCAACTCTCCCTACTTGCCTACTTCCATTTCCATAACCCTCTTTACTTATATAGCTACCTCCAATTTTAGTGTTTATACTCATTTTAGAGTTTATTCTTGCCTTTGCCCCCTTCTGTTATATGAGGGCCCGCCTCTGCTTGAAATTAATCTCCTCTTAATTACCGCAtcatctttatttaaaaaaaaaaatcacgtCTATGTTACtagtattttagaaaaataaaagtgcatTATCAACTCCATCTACATTTTATTACTAGTTAGTACTTTAATAATTAAGTCTCTTTAAATTATAGGTAGTTGTTGTAAATGTGTTTTGAGTAAGCAAGGCTAAAACAATGACATTAATTACTTTTATAAGAACTGTTTTTTTGATCTACCAATTAAATACTCCGCCTGAGTAGTCCATAGCAACTTAGCAAGTGTGATGAGTTAACTTGTAACCAAGGGGGAAAATGGGgcgatataaataaatattgatggGCGGTGTTTATTGTATAATCAGTATatcacaacaacaaaaaatatctcTAAGGTTATATAAGTAGGGAGCCACTTAAATAAAGATGTcaaaaacgtctttttttaaagatgttttttaaaaattaatatttaatacatataatcaattaaactgtattatttttttattaaaagttagACTGGACAAATcagtttaacaaaaaaattaataaattaaattttgaattggtataaattaatattttttataaaaaattactacaatATCCCTATTATaaaacataactaaaatattaccgattcaaattttgatttactatttttcggtcaaattaatttatttgacctaattttgacaaaaataacacaatttaagtaattatatgtgttaaattttaattattaaaaaatatctttaaaaaaagacatttgATGCATCTTTATGGAAGCATCCCCCTTATTGGTAATATACATTTGTGATTATGTGTGTTGATTCCTACATATATGTATAGCACAGGTAGTATTAGTTACTTCAATTCATTATCTACCTGTAAACGCGGCACTTATTTTTTAGCCTTTTATGATTCATGCTTTGCATATGAATATTGTAGAAGATAGATATAATTGCCTAAGATTCATAATACATGCACTATATATGTTCATACTTTATAATGCTTTTTTGACTCAACTCTTCCTTTCATTATATTACAAGACAAATTAGAAAGAAACCCCAATTATTGCAACTCGATCTTATCTATCGCGGTTTCACACCTTTAGGCTATGTTTTAAAGAGAGACTGCAacggagagagaaaaaaatagaaaatagaaattaaaataaaattttattttgtatttggtataaaatatattagattaaattatgTCTAAGTATCATATttagtttaagataaatattaaaattgagaaataaatttataatttaaaaaattaaataaaatacttttaaaaaaaatattgttaaagtTTAAGTCTTTAATtagtctaaaaaattttaattttttcagtcTCGACATTTTGAAAGTattgaaaaaattgaaattttatatccgaaattaaaattttaatttcagtcTCTGACTATCAAACATAATACTGAGttataatttctaattttaatttcaatttctaaaaataaacactactttataaaatcaaaaatatttggtaacaaaaaaaattaaccaaaaacaaccaaaatttatcttatttaatatttattaattattatacaacaatcaataaatgttaaataaagtaaaatttggcaattttttatctttctaaCATTACCCTTATAAAATATACCCAATTTTCATGTAGCATGGATTCGTTTTTGTACAAGTAAATTAAGTTATGCATTAATATGTCATTAATTATGTAATAACTATCTAAAAAGTACTTGTacattaatttattctattatataaaaattggatgTCTACATTTAATGATGGAGCTGACGTGATATGTGGAGAGTGTTTcctgatttaattattttaactcattcaatacaatttattatcatgacttaattatatcagctaattgatttaattaaNNNNNNNNNNNNNNNNNNNNNNNNNNNNNNNNNNNNNNNNNNNNNNNNNNNNNNNNNNNNatattaataatattatattagcactgttttttttattttgatatcatATAGTATTGAtcatgataatattattatatattattatataaacttTCTAATATTAGTATAGAAAATTGGAAAATTATTCCTTATAGTAATCATTCTGAGTGGAATAGTGTGTCCTTATATAGTATTGATAATTGTTGCTTAATTTAAAGTGATTGTATATTGgtatcttaaatttattttcaataatgacctaaatagataaatctaattgaattgaatgattatataaaatattttatattattaatatactaaaattaaatttattttttggtacagaattttataggtaaattttatacaagattaagttattttttatttttttatttgttttatctatgttactttatttaattttaagtagcgtcatatttaaaattaccgccagtatgatattttataaaatatgaaaatcaatttttttataatttaaatatcaatgttTGAATAGAAGAACTTAAAAGACTcacaatgagagagagagagagagagagagaaaagggaaaATTTACCTAGAGAAAAGAAACTCGCATGAGAATGGTGGCGACGGGCTCAACAATGACGGTAACGGGATGAGCAGCGATGATGATATAAGCTGTGAACAGTGACAGACCCAGAAAAATTTAGTAATggggacaaaaatataataaaatttaggtatatatatttttttgcttcccacgatattcaacaagttaaggactaatctgtcatgaatttgaattccatttaaCAATCTACAATTGGTCGGCAGCGAGTTGCTATACATACGAGACAGAATTCGAACCCTCAATACTTATTTAAGCAGACGACTAAATCGATCACTTGATCAATCTAAATTGGTTtagatatattcaaattttaaaattagaactatctaatacatattgataagaactagaaatatacacacaatcattattataatatttaaaataatcaaaaataatttcatatgcataatataatatttaaaataacaaaaaaatatttataaggactttttttatttttaacatgattaaatattatttttatatatatattttaaacaattattttacttatttgtcaaatctacttattataatttttatagtataaataaattttttaaccaaaataattacagtatattaatacatagataatatatttttttatcttaaacaattttaaaaaaatcactaataatttaagttgtatttaattagaaaattaagttttaatttaattattaattaattaactaatataatataattaactatCACTAATTTTTgagtgtatttatttatttttcatactaaatcaaatttaacaatataattattattatgtgttaagtttaataaaatattttttaacataaaatacaaaaaaattatttatattttattttgagacaaatataatataataagtggtatatatgcatataagtattaatttttttaaaaagatttgtgGGGGCAAATGCCCCCTCTATAGTAAACGTGGGTCTGTCTCTGGCTGTGAAGGAAGATGGGAGTTGTGAATAGGTAAGCGGCGATGGACTCAGCAATAACATGACAGGAGCTATGCGGTTTTTTTGTGAAGAAGTTGAGAAGAAGAGGATTTTAGGTGAGGATGATTGAGTTTATCTTGCATGGCTATAGAGTATAGACTGAAGTTATGAATCATGTGTGATATGAggcaaatcctaattcctaaagagtgtttatatgtatataatcgGGGCAGATACACCCTAAACCCGACGATACCTGTCTTAAGCAAAATCTACCCTGACTCTGGTCAAGTTATTATCCTTTTCATTCGAGTATGGACAGGTCGGGTACCTGCGTATTCAAAAACTCCTGCCAAGTCTAACGACGTATTGATACTCCTTTTATTAAGGGTTTATCACTAgccaatggattgctatatacacaaggcgagattctaactcctaatagttgtttaagcggacgagtgagatgatcacttaacaaactcaaattgattaagataaatactaattattttaatattttaatattaaaaattttaaaagtttaattttaattataattttataaaatagttataataataattactatatatattatttaattttttatatttaattttttaataaaatttttaatataattttatgtattatcttGTACGGAAACATACACTAATTAGCAATATAAAAACAATACATGAAGCAAATTCTTATTACTATAGTttcgaaataaaataaaatgtaaacgtcatgaagaattgaagattgtAAAAATAGCAAATAAAGTTTCTTATTGTaggaaaaaataatgaaatttgatttaattttatacagGAAATTCTCCTTATCATGCCGGTTCAAACTTGAGAGTTGAGACATAAACCCGCATCCCCGTGCTTATATATGATCATGTGGTAGCTCGTTTCTCTTTGACCCCTTTTTAGGTGGATAATTTGGAATTAGTAGTATACTTCTGTTAGACTTTCTATTCGTGCAACTACAATAATCAATAAGTAAAGTAACTAAcaaatcaatttcttttcttactcttccacaaaaaagtaaagagaatatacttatttgttatttcttttttatattaatgataaaaatgttGATCCTAATAACGTGATTCATATGTGAAATGAATAACATATTcttctaaataaatatattttgcttGTTCTTCTTTTGTTAGCAACGGTGATATATGGATAAATTTGgagaaataatgaaaaataacgAGTAATCAAATGACAAATTTTGGATATATTAACTTGTACATTTTTGGACCGTGAATTTGTTATTGATTATaagttgatttttttatgtCTCCTTAAATACATACATTAATAAATAAGGCATGATGGTACAGACTAAGGAGAAGTCATTCACTATGATTAgcaatattctttttcttttattttttttatttgtatagaGCAATATTCATTTTCGCATggaattaaattatcaaaaaaatatttatgcatTTACTTTGTGTATATTTTCATATgcttttaattgaaaataattgataagaaatgaaagaaaaaataaaaaatttataataaattaagtgaatataataattaaaatataaacacatcaaaaaataaaaaaatacaaagaattagataaaaattaaagagaatttaATAGAACTCCCTACAATTAGGATCAAAAAGaggattagaatttttattaCATTATATATATCTACACTATTACATCATATTATTTATAAGATATTtctctaattaaaaaataagtttaataCTAATCTTAACATAATCACAAACACACACGCATAtatatcattatattttttgaaaaaaaacgtGTGAGTTTAATAGAGTGAGATTTGAAATGGATTGATGCACATTAACAAATGGATGGTTGGTGGTGCACCGTATGTGTGGGGTATGCATGTTGGTATAATGGTATAGACAAGACGGAGGAAGTCTCGTGGTACATATACATATGTATCAGATAAAACTCAAAAGGAAGGAACCTCTCCCTTATTGGACTAAGACATGACCAGATCCTTGTCCCTCCATTTTATTACACAGCAATGCATGTCTGCTTTCTTCCCTGCTTCTTTTTGCTTTCTGCCTATTGAACTTTATTACTGTGCACCACCAAACATATATGCGTTATCCGATCCTATCTATATTTAGATGCAAACACAATtgcttttcattttgtttttttcgTTTCTTGAGGGCTAATCTAATTGCCATGGCTTAACAAtcaaaattaatgataaaaatttaagtGCAATTAACTTCAGTcaaaaatcattaaataatttaactgatttaatttaatttttatataataatttttatttatcaatttcaaataaaattaattgtacttaaatttttatccaaaattaatatagaaataacaaaaaaaccgacgtgtatatataaaaataattttctcatttaagacgcaaaaggatagtaattTATAGACACACGTGTGCTTGCAAAAAGGTGGGGACCACAACTCCTCTAATGGTAGTTTAGACTGGAGATTTTGGTTGATTAGCATATATAATAATCAAGTTCAAAGATGTGCAGCTTCTAGAGTGGATATTGCTAATTGCTAAATGCTAAATGCATGACGACACGCGAGAGAACTAGGTCAACCTCTTATATCAAAGTTTATTGTGTATGGAATAAGCTCCTCTTTTTAATTTAGTGCCACTTGTATGATTCGCTTTACAAGTttcaattataatattttgcAAGTAACCATCGCAACCACAATTTCCCTTACACTGCCGGCTCTGCATTATGCTTAAATTAAtagctatttttttaattaaagttgctgttttcttttttttttttaaatgaagtcTTATGCATAAAATTAGTCGAACTTCAAAAACCACCAGCAAGTATTATATCCAAGTCAAATATAGTAGAATCGTAGATCGTTCAAACTTTTTAGCCGACTTATATTGCTCAACAATTTGGtgatttaagttttttttttttaaggaagAATAAAATAGCATCACCGACTCACCGTACCGATGAAGAACttgataaagataaaaattcagatacagatgtttaattaattatatataaaattaataattaaaaattattaaataatttaattaaatttttatttaagttaattataCTTGAGTTTTCACAATAATAAATCAAGTTGGAGACAAACTTAAAGATAATTGTTTCAATTGATAAAAGATTAAAAAGCTACTAACACACGTCAATTAGAAGAGTaggaatttaattatttctctTAATAATAGTCTTAAATTCTAAGCCATCaccaatatataaaatattataacagTCATggcttttataaaaattttaacagtTGAATAAATGTTGGCTTCAATAAGATTAGAATACACGTGAgtttcaaaatgaaaataaaaatgtcgtccctactttatatatatatggcaaTTAATAACCACGCTAAGAGACGTGTGCCACCTACATTGGAGTAAAAGAAC encodes the following:
- the LOC107466976 gene encoding receptor-like serine/threonine-protein kinase At4g25390 isoform X3; this translates as MPSRHPSTSSPPNKPQNHFFSSASSFFVFFFLCLRNPTRKKNRTTPSSDSDSNPPHRFSYSLLRRATNSFSTILGHGGFGPVFSASLAGKPLAVKLMDSSASLQGEREFHNELLFASRLLRSSSSSTCRHVVPAIGFASDPKRRRFLIVYDLMHNGNLHDALLRRKSPELMRWQTRFSVALDVARGLQFLHSCDPPVIHGDIKPSNVLLDRSFAAKIGDFGLAKFKTENRLEAEALGCESDGASVFEEQSPERPIPSPDAVVKKNGKGVGGNLVNEENGGSSGAVLKDYVMDWIGNDVGMQRPKAELTASASAASTSANDENNNKKKKNKSNSSSSRRKLEWWESMDEDGDVLKKQRRRPVREWWKEEYSQELASKKKKKNKKKKEKDRNGAERESDEWWFREIKKSGSRNSVDSWVDDGEIPKSGAMSSNQSMRGTVFYVAPECGGDASEKCDVYSFGVLLLVIVSGRRPLEVTTGSPLSSSEFQRANLVSWGRHCSRKGKLLDLVDESIQGLDKEQALLCIKVALLCLLKSPSRRPSMKEILFFHPGAQQS
- the LOC107466976 gene encoding receptor-like serine/threonine-protein kinase At4g25390 isoform X2; the encoded protein is MPSRHPSTSSPPNKPQNHFFSSASSFFVFFFLCLRNPTRKKNRTTPSSDSDSNPPHRFSYSLLRRATNSFSTILGHGGFGPVFSASLAGKPLAVKLMDSSASLQGEREFHNELLFASRLLRSSSSSTCRHVVPAIGFASDPKRRRFLIVYDLMHNGNLHDALLRRKSPELMRWQTRFSVALDVARGLQFLHSCDPPVIHGDIKPSNVLLDRSFAAKIGDFGLAKFKTENRLEAEALGCESDGASVFEEQSPERPIPSPDAVVKKNGKGVGGNLVNEENGGSSGAVLKDYVMDWIGNDVGMQRPKAELTASASAASTSANDENNNKKKKNKSNSSSSRRKLEWWESMDEDGDVLKKQRRRPVREWWKEEYSQELASKKKKKNKKKKEKDRNGAERESDEWWFREIKKSGSRNSVDSWVDDGEIPKSGAMSSNQSMRGTVFYVAPECGGDASEKCDVYSFGVLLLVIVSGRRPLEVTTGSPLSSSEFQRANLVSWGRHCSRKGKLLDLVDESIQGLDKEQALLCIKVALLCLLKSPSRRPSMKEVVGMLSGELEPSQLPLPYSSSSST